In the genome of Myroides phaeus, one region contains:
- a CDS encoding lytic transglycosylase domain-containing protein yields the protein MNYKALTFVVCSLFSYSVWGQSEPINTSIEIKKEIDPVVYLDSIKNTFVNHATGASIEKRWLNELLNQDLFNEIENELADANFDEGTIVLDELPTKLLKERLQRLNEKTPFKVEYNETLERVIKSFLKNRKRSFERLLGLSEYYFPMFEEQLAKHDVPLEVKYLAIVESALNPVARSRVGATGLWQFMYPTGKQYNLEVNSYVDDRIDPIKSSEAAAKFLSDLYGMFGDWDLVLASYNAGPGNVTKAIRRSNGYTNYWNIRPNLPRETQNYLPAFYATMYIFEYAKEHGITSNSSPFKLVETDTIAVKKTISFDQVAKLLDVSKAEIEFLNPTYKLQVVPYVSGKQSFLRLPVSKIGLMASNEDKIYDYIAFEEERREKPLPSLLEVSVAETKSVKSRYHTIKKGESIGVIANKYGISVAQLKKLNNMKSNIIYPGKKLVVGKATVAQSSAKNSFYTVKKGDSLYSISQKLPGVSLAQLKNMNNMKDNDAIQPGMKLRIN from the coding sequence TAAATCATGCTACCGGTGCTTCAATAGAAAAGCGATGGTTAAATGAGCTATTAAATCAAGATCTATTTAATGAAATAGAAAATGAATTAGCTGATGCAAATTTTGACGAGGGAACTATAGTTTTAGATGAGTTACCAACGAAACTTTTAAAAGAACGTTTGCAACGTTTAAATGAGAAAACACCTTTTAAAGTAGAATACAACGAAACTTTAGAACGTGTTATTAAGTCTTTTCTTAAAAATAGAAAACGCTCTTTTGAAAGATTATTAGGTTTGTCTGAATACTACTTTCCAATGTTTGAAGAGCAATTAGCTAAACACGACGTTCCATTAGAAGTGAAGTATCTTGCTATTGTTGAGTCTGCATTGAATCCTGTTGCTCGTTCAAGAGTTGGTGCAACTGGCTTATGGCAGTTTATGTATCCTACTGGTAAACAGTATAATTTAGAAGTAAATTCTTATGTAGATGATCGTATTGATCCGATTAAATCATCTGAGGCTGCTGCTAAATTCTTGTCAGATTTGTACGGAATGTTTGGTGATTGGGACTTGGTATTAGCATCGTATAATGCTGGTCCTGGTAACGTTACTAAGGCAATTCGTCGTTCTAATGGTTATACAAACTATTGGAATATTAGACCAAATCTTCCACGTGAAACACAAAACTATTTACCTGCATTCTATGCTACAATGTATATTTTTGAATATGCAAAAGAACACGGAATTACATCAAATAGCTCACCTTTTAAACTGGTAGAAACAGATACAATCGCTGTTAAGAAGACGATTAGTTTTGATCAGGTAGCTAAATTATTAGATGTTTCTAAAGCTGAAATAGAGTTTTTAAATCCAACGTATAAGTTGCAAGTTGTTCCTTATGTAAGTGGAAAACAAAGTTTCTTAAGATTACCTGTTTCTAAGATTGGTTTAATGGCTTCAAATGAAGATAAAATCTATGATTATATTGCGTTTGAAGAGGAGAGAAGAGAGAAACCATTACCAAGCTTGTTAGAAGTTTCTGTTGCAGAAACAAAGAGTGTAAAGTCGCGTTATCACACTATTAAGAAAGGTGAAAGTATTGGTGTTATTGCTAATAAATATGGTATTAGTGTTGCTCAATTGAAGAAGTTGAACAATATGAAAAGTAACATTATATATCCTGGAAAGAAATTAGTTGTTGGTAAAGCTACTGTGGCTCAATCAAGTGCTAAAAACTCTTTTTACACAGTTAAAAAAGGTGATTCATTATATTCTATAAGTCAAAAATTGCCAGGGGTATCATTAGCTCAATTGAAGAATATGAATAATATGAAAGATAATGATGCTATTCAGCCAGGAATGAAATTACGCATCAATTAA
- the rnpA gene encoding ribonuclease P protein component: protein MEQQNLKYPKKEKLKSKIVIDELFTTGKSVSKYPLRMVYVPSENSDNVPLKTGVSVSKRYFKKAVDRNYFKRLLREAYRHNKQMLLDNIEQPYAIMLFYQSKNRLTYQEINEKMVKLFEKFIEANKAEKAVVTNSEEE, encoded by the coding sequence ATGGAACAACAAAATTTAAAATATCCTAAAAAGGAAAAGCTAAAGAGCAAGATAGTAATAGACGAACTGTTTACTACTGGAAAATCTGTTAGTAAATATCCGCTTCGCATGGTTTATGTACCAAGTGAAAATAGCGATAACGTACCTTTAAAAACAGGTGTATCTGTGTCTAAGCGTTACTTCAAAAAAGCGGTAGATAGAAACTACTTCAAAAGACTACTACGCGAAGCTTATAGACATAACAAACAAATGTTGTTAGACAACATCGAACAGCCTTATGCTATTATGTTGTTTTACCAATCTAAAAACAGGTTGACTTACCAAGAGATTAATGAAAAAATGGTTAAACTCTTTGAAAAGTTTATCGAAGCAAACAAAGCAGAAAAAGCCGTTGTTACCAATTCTGAGGAAGAATAA
- a CDS encoding DUF4837 family protein, translating to MRYLYFFIVLLCFANCKDAPTTELSTKSVGEYNSVLVVVNDRLWYGNVGDSIREYLAASVDGISPSEPLFTIEQISPNLFSSKTKDRRNIIVFSDNHNDEFFSLEKNKFASPQNYFVVNGGSKLAVVKAFKKNIDSIIKTMHQLEVSTITETLNASKLIDREKFEDRFKITINVPSDYKEISSNEHFVWYKKDVASGNSNILIYDVPLKRILNDKDTELHNILAVKDSVNGRYIHSIEDNSFMKLNEGFIPFNKEISFDNRKAIELKGTWDMQNSFMSGPYLSYVFRDSTEKRYLFIEGLVYNPSMGKRNVLLELEAIIQTMRFKIKKSE from the coding sequence GTGAGATACCTCTATTTCTTTATCGTTTTATTATGCTTTGCTAATTGTAAAGATGCGCCAACTACAGAATTATCAACTAAATCTGTGGGGGAGTATAACAGTGTATTAGTAGTTGTAAACGATAGATTGTGGTATGGTAATGTAGGAGACAGCATTCGAGAGTATTTAGCAGCTTCTGTAGACGGAATTAGTCCGTCAGAACCTTTGTTTACTATCGAACAAATATCTCCTAATTTGTTCTCATCTAAAACTAAGGATCGACGTAATATTATTGTCTTTTCAGACAATCATAATGATGAGTTTTTCTCTCTTGAGAAGAATAAGTTTGCTTCACCACAAAACTATTTTGTTGTTAATGGTGGTTCAAAATTAGCTGTTGTAAAGGCTTTTAAAAAGAACATTGATTCTATCATCAAAACGATGCATCAATTAGAGGTTTCTACAATTACTGAGACCCTTAATGCAAGTAAATTAATTGATCGAGAAAAGTTTGAAGATAGATTTAAGATTACGATCAATGTTCCTTCTGATTATAAAGAAATTAGTAGTAATGAACATTTTGTTTGGTATAAAAAGGATGTAGCTTCAGGGAATAGTAATATTCTTATTTATGATGTACCATTAAAAAGAATATTAAATGATAAGGATACAGAATTACACAATATTTTAGCTGTAAAAGATTCTGTAAATGGACGTTATATTCATTCGATTGAAGATAATTCGTTTATGAAATTGAACGAAGGATTTATACCATTTAACAAGGAAATCTCTTTTGACAATAGAAAAGCAATTGAGTTAAAAGGAACTTGGGATATGCAAAATAGCTTTATGAGTGGTCCATATCTAAGTTATGTCTTTAGAGATTCTACGGAAAAAAGATATTTGTTTATAGAAGGTCTCGTGTACAATCCATCGATGGGAAAACGAAACGTACTTCTTGAACTTGAAGCAATAATTCAAACAATGCGTTTTAAAATAAAGAAAAGCGAATGA
- a CDS encoding tyrosine-protein phosphatase produces the protein MGTKGSNQTIDLKTDKKNNKTIAIIKANQPWKLYKANSSFVINAAQEIASGDSNDSISLGQIASFQLFAFENNRNYDITGLRCLPLEGQNNFRDLGGYKTTEGKTVKWGLLFRSGQLSSLSERDLRYLSSIPLCTIVDFRTNEERDSQVTKLPSSTINDISLPISPGNLSREIVENMIYEGEVEQTVQFLTDINEQLILINQEQYKAFFAILQKNTTPLMYNCTAGKDRTGLATALLLSALGVDNDTIIADYLLTNTFVNLSIDVVKDKYLLANNQQAEALMTLQTVKKEYLLKALETIKQHYGSVESYLTNQLAVDIPLMKQLYLY, from the coding sequence ATGGGTACCAAAGGATCTAATCAAACTATTGATTTAAAAACGGATAAAAAGAACAACAAAACGATAGCTATTATCAAGGCAAATCAGCCTTGGAAATTATATAAAGCGAATTCTTCTTTTGTAATTAATGCTGCTCAAGAAATAGCAAGTGGCGATTCTAATGACTCTATATCATTAGGACAGATAGCATCCTTTCAATTATTTGCTTTTGAAAACAATCGAAATTATGATATCACAGGGCTTAGATGTTTGCCCTTAGAAGGACAAAATAATTTTAGAGACCTTGGTGGTTATAAAACTACAGAAGGAAAAACAGTTAAATGGGGACTCCTTTTTAGATCAGGTCAATTAAGTAGTTTGTCGGAGAGAGATCTTCGTTACCTCTCTTCTATTCCATTGTGCACTATTGTAGATTTTAGAACAAATGAAGAAAGAGATAGTCAGGTTACCAAACTACCTTCGTCAACCATAAATGACATTTCGTTGCCCATATCTCCAGGGAATTTAAGTCGGGAAATAGTTGAAAATATGATTTATGAAGGTGAAGTTGAACAAACTGTCCAATTCTTAACCGACATAAATGAGCAACTAATTCTTATCAATCAGGAACAATACAAAGCTTTCTTTGCTATTTTACAGAAGAATACTACTCCACTTATGTATAATTGTACTGCGGGAAAAGATAGAACTGGTTTAGCAACAGCTTTACTTTTAAGTGCATTAGGAGTTGATAACGACACTATTATAGCAGATTACTTATTGACAAATACGTTTGTAAACTTGTCTATTGATGTAGTAAAAGACAAATACTTATTAGCCAATAATCAGCAAGCGGAAGCATTGATGACCTTGCAAACAGTGAAAAAAGAATACTTGTTAAAAGCACTTGAAACAATCAAACAACATTATGGTTCCGTTGAAAGTTACTTGACGAATCAGTTAGCGGTTGATATTCCTTTGATGAAACAATTGTATTTATATTAA